From Asterias rubens chromosome 3, eAstRub1.3, whole genome shotgun sequence, the proteins below share one genomic window:
- the LOC117288492 gene encoding cholinesterase 1-like yields MTTLLRHGTAQPTVNVSQGMLLGNTVTTRYQFRNIDIDAYIGVPFAEPPTGAQRFRPPVALESWEGTWNATYARDACAQSVIRSSEDCLYLNVYVPEDVPPGAAVMIWFHGGGFSLGQSTSITYDPVTLLGVASDVIFVSANYRLGVFGFLATGDEASRGNYGLLDQVEVLKWVQTNIEAFGGDPSRVTIFGESAGASSVSLHLVSPLTKGLFNQAIMQSGTFLSPWGFDYSRQSERSLTNARNLAARLDCPTDSTIEMVTCLRNVPEFFLTNAQGQVIRETTTNDLAFKPVIDNFYVTDTPDALLQKGALHPADILIGTNRDEGTLLVLSAYVRPNLNTEEPPKIPLPDLRDLLPRFSYNYNHPQLLSAIEQFYIDWSIADNSTEDQYQAFASMMTDVAFVCPTDNFARMAAASSDRTVFMYHLTHVPQRSLLSLPGEIGPKWLGVGHAEDLQFLFLFGLNSERAFIQSREDIEVGTQMVKYWTNFIKHGSPDEPNTTPSDPWPAYRPPSSTVYKELSPTMKNGHSLKAKQCQFWNSYLPKLATFTANSTDLEADWSDEVTRWREQDMTDWYTSFKNYTNGVL; encoded by the exons AGAAACATCGACATAGATGCGTACATTGGCGTACCCTTCGCTGAACCACCTACCGGGGCCCAGCGCTTCAGGCCCCCGGTAGCCCTTGAGTCATGGGAGGGGACATGGAACGCAACTTACGCAAGAGACGCATGCGCTCAGTCGGTCATACGAAGCAGTGAAGACTGTCTGTATCTCAACGTTTACGTGCCAGAAGATGTG CCTCCAGGAGCAGCAGTTATGATCTGGTTCCACGGAGGGGGTTTCAGCCTGGGGCAGAGTACATCCATAACCTATGACCCCGTCACTCTTCTGGGCGTGGCTAGTGACGTCATTTTTGTCTCGGCAAACTACCGCCTTGGAGTTTTTGGCTTTCTAGCAACGG GAGACGAAGCATCGCGTGGAAACTACGGATTGCTGGACCAGGTTGAAGTCTTGAAGTGGGTGCAGACAAATATAGAAG CATTTGGAGGTGATCCCTCCAGAGTCACCATCTTTGGTGAGAGTGCAGGAGCGTCAAGTGTGTCTCTACATCTAGTGTCTCCGCTCACTAAGGGTTTATTCAATCAAGCAATCATGCAG AGCGGCACATTTCTATCACCCTGGGGTTTTGACTACAGTCGTCAGAGTGAGAGGAGTTTAACCAACGCCAGGAACCTTGCCGCCCGACTGGACTGCCCGACGGATTCTACCATCGAGATGGTCACGTGTCTGCGTAATGTGCCAGAGTTTTTCCTCACTAACGCGCAGGGACAG GTTATACGCGAGACAACCACGAATGACCTTGCATTCAAGCCGGTTATAGACAACTTCTACGTTACCGACACTCCGGATGCTCTGCTACAGAAGGGCGCCCTCCACCCAGCTGACATCTTAATCGGTACCAATAGAGATGAGGGGACGCTGTTAGTGCTGAGTGCGTATGTCAG ACCTAACTTGAATACAGAAGAACCTCCTAAAATACCTCTACCGGACCTGCGAGATCTGCTCCCACGTTTCTCCTACAACTACAACCACCCGCAACTCCTGAGTGCCATAGAGCAATTCTACATCGACTGGTCGATCGCAGACAACTCGACCGAAGATCAGTACCAAGCATTCGCCTCCATGATGACCGATGTCGCGTTTGTCTGCCCCACGGATAACTTCGCCCGGATGGCGGCAGCGAGCAGCGACCGCACCGTGTTTATGTATCACTTGACCCATGTTCCGCAACGGTCGCTACTCAGCCTTCCCGGAGAGATAGGACCAAAGTGGCTCGGTGTGGGCCACGCTGAAGATTTGCAATTCTTATTCCTGTTTGGTTTGAATTCTGAAAGGGCGTTCATTCAGTCGCGAGAAGACATCGAGGTCGGGACTCAGATGGTTAAATATTGGaccaatttcatcaagcatGG TTCCCCAGATGAACCAAATACTACCCCATCGGACCCCTGGCCCGCCTACCGACCCCCTTCATCTACAGTATACAAAGAGTTGTCACCCACCATGAAAAATGGTCACTCGCTTAAGGCCAAACAATGCCAATTCTGGAACTCCTATTTACCGAAACTAGCAACATTTACAG cTAACAGTACCGATCTGGAAGCTGATTGGTCAGATGAAGTTACGAGGTGGCGAGAGCAAGATATGACTGATTGGTACACATCTTTTAAGAACTACACAAATGGCGTCTTGTGA
- the LOC117288191 gene encoding cholinesterase 1-like, which translates to MVFIHGGAFFFGMGSMPEYFGQPISTVGDVIYVSINYRLGPFGFLTTGDSEAPGNVGLMDQSLALKWVKNNIARFGGDADKITIFGESAGAASVSFHLVSKQSVGLFNQAIMQSGTSTSFFAYQRSMDYAKNQARDVAVEAGCPTVTTATMISCLQKISSRQLKISAYKVDMAYLPVVDGFFLHDKPENIIASGDFQKVDILIGSMKDEGTLAALVLDLLPNYLSKTAPPMNKLEFLDTYPDWVHTYGDVRNNNALKQAIETRYITPANPSSDFLQSFAQIVTDYTWLAPIDQTVRAHLNASTKVFMYEMTQVATVSIYHVFMFGPNWMGAAHADDIPFMFGNSWIPEVFYKSGKPKPEERMLSNTMMKYWTNFAKTGDPSGDGIVPHWPEFTLEKMEYKELSPYLPTKSGGVRQEYAKFWNEDARNLTSDDADSFFSSRGIEALIQAGTIVEQFKSSYD; encoded by the exons ATGGTTTTCATCCATGGGGGTGCTTTCTTCTTCGGTATGGGCTCGATGCCTGAGTACTTTGGACAACCCATCTCAACTGTTGGTGACGTCATCTACGTTTCGATCAACTACCGTCTGGGGCCGTTTGGTTTCCTGACGACAG GTGATTCTGAGGCACCAGGTAATGTCGGTTTGATGGACCAATCGTTGGCGCTCAAATGGGTGAAAAATAACATTGCAC GTTTTGGCGGGGATGCAGATAAGATAACCATATTTGGCGAAAGTGCGGGCGCCGCCAGTGTCAGCTTCCACTTAGTGTCGAAACAAAGTGTTGGTCTTTTCAATCAAGCCATCATGCAG AGTGGTACCTCGACGTCTTTCTTTGCGTACCAACGTTCCATGGACTACGCCAAGAATCAAGCGCGTGACGTTGCAGTGGAGGCGGGCTGCCCGACCGTTACAACGGCAACAATGATTTCCTGCTTACAAAAAATATCATCGAGACAACTAAAGATATCTGCTTATAAG GTTGATATGGCATACCTCCCTGTGGTGGATGGTTTCTTTCTTCACGACAAACCAGAGAACATCATCGCCAGCGGTGACTTCCAGAAAGTTGACATCTTGATAGGTTCGATGAAAGACGAGGGAACCCTTGCAGCCCTGGTGCTGGATCTGCTCCCTAACTACCTCTCAAAGACAGCGCCCCCTATGAACAAACTAGAGTTTCTTGATACCTATCCTGACTGGGTGCACACATACGGGGATGTCCGCAATAACAACGCCCTCAAACAGGCCATCGAGACCCGTTACATAACCCCCGCGAATCCGAGCTCGGACTTCCTTCAGAGTTTCGCTCAGATCGTGACTGACTACACGTGGCTTGCTCCGATTGATCAGACGGTGAGGGCGCACTTGAACGCCAGCACTAAGGTCTTCATGTACGAGATGACACAAGTGGCGACTGTGTCTATATACCACGTGTTCATGTTTGGACCAAATTGGATGGGTGCAGCCCATGCTGATGATATCCCGTTTATGTTCGGGAATTCCTGGATTCCTGAAGTATTCTATAAGAGCGGTAAACCAAAGCCAGAGGAGAGGATGCTTTCAAACACTATGATGAAATATTGGACCAACTTTGCCAAAACAGG TGACCCCAGCGGTGATGGTATTGTGCCTCACTGGCCAGAGTTTACCCTAGAAAAGATGGAGTACAAGGAGCTATCACCGTACCTGCCAACCAAGAGCGGGGGAGTCCGTCAAGAGTATGCAAAGTTCTGGAACGAGGATGCTCGCAACCTGACGTCAGATG atgcAGACTCTTTCTTCTCGAGTAGAGGTATAGAGGCGCTCATCCAAGCTGGTACTATAGTGGAACAATTCAAATCGTCCTATGATTAA